The sequence TCCACTACTTGTGCTCCACAGTGCAGCAGCAATCCCTTAGGACGCACTTCAGTGTTTAGCTCTGGTGGGTATGATATTGCCGAAGTGGTGGTGTATGACCGTGTTCTCACTGATGTGGAGCTTGGGCAAGTGCACACCCACTTGAAAACCAAGTATACGTATCCAATCAGGGATACGTCGGTTCGGAGTTTGAGAGTGATCCTCCTCGGAGGAGGTGCGAATGCCGATGGTCGAGCGTTTCATTCTGAGCTGCCTACGACACCTGTCGATTTTCAATCACCCCAGAGTGATGTTGATGTTTATTATAAGGTTGAGGGTGCAGAACCAACTCTTACAAGCTTGCGACCTGGGCTTTCTGAAACAGGAGGATTTGGACCGGAAATATCCATTGGGCGCAAAATGGCCGATCTGTGGTCCGGTGAGGCAGATACTCGTGTGGCCCTTATTAAATATGCCAAGGGGGGAACCAATCTGCATGTTGATTGGAAAGCCGGGGGCGATAGCTCTACCCTTGGAGACGGTTCTGAATATGTTCTTTTTCAAGAAACCGTGAATCGTGGGCGCGTTGCCTTGGCTGCAGCCTACCCGAATGCTGTTCAGCAGATAGAGGGAATGTTATGGGCTCACGGCGAGGCCGATGCCGATTCCGCGGGAGCCCCGGGCTATCAGCATAACCTCACTCAATTGATTGATGATGTCCGTGCTACCTACGGTATGGATTTACCTTTTATGATCGCACGACTTTCCATGGCGCAGGCGGCTATCCAGTTTACGTACTTAAACCAGATTCGGGCATCCCAGGATGCAGTGGAAGACCTTGATCCAAGGACGGGTATTGTTGACACCGATCATTTTGGTATGAATGCTGACGGTCTGCACTTTGATGGCAACGGTCTGCTGTCAATGGGGGCTGCTTTTTCAGAGAAACTTGCATATCACGAGTGGATGCTAGCTGCGTTTACTTCTGTTGAAATTAATAATGGGAAGGCCGAGCCCGATGCGGACCCTGATGGCGACGGTAAAACCAACCATGCCGAATTTCTTGGCAATTCAGGACCTAAAGATGCTTCGTCCCATTTTAGATCATGGATCTTCTCAGAGGATGATAAGACAGCCAGGATTCATTATGATTCATCCCCATACAGAGAATATGCGATAGAGCGCTATGAGATGTTTTCAGGAACATGGCGCGAGATCTTACCTCGCGAAAAAGGGAATGGGGGAGTAAAAAGCCGCGTTGTTGATCTCGGCTCAACACCGGATTTATTTCGCGTTCGGAGCGAGCTTCCATAGGGGGGGGCGTCATCCACAGAAAGGGGGGCTTTCTGATGGCGTGAGGCAGGCTTCAGACAAAATGACTTTTTACCGGCAAAGGTTGAGGATCATTGTCTGCGCCTGATTGGCGTAAGACGCGCCAAAGAGAACGGTGTGGTTCAGGATGTGATAGAGGTTGTAGAGCTCGCGTCGGCGCTGGTATCCAGGGGGTAGAGGCCAGACTTCATCGACGCCCTTCCAGAAGGCGGGACCGAAACTACCGAAGAGTTCACTCATGGCGAGGTCCACTTCCCGGTCACCGAGATACACGGCCGGGTCAAAGAGCACGGGGGTCGAGCTTCCACTTGTTTTGTTGGTAGTGTAATCGGCGTTGCCTGTCCATAGGTCGCCGTGGACCAGTGAAGGGGCAGGATGATGATCGGCCAAAATGTCGGGGATGCGCTCGAGTAGTTGTTGGCTGCGCGGAAATTCAAAGCCTAGGTTGAGGCAGCGGTTGAGCATCGGTTCCAGACGTTGCTTTCTCCAAAAATCACTCCAGTTGGCGTTCCAACCATTGTTTTGTGGGGTGGATCCAATGAAGTTGTCCTGATGCCAACCGAAGGTTGGGCGAGCATGGTTGCGGGCTGTCTGCTGGTGCATGCGTGTCAGCTCTTTTCCAAGTTGTCTTGGATTGGGGGGAGCCCCCATATCGATGTGATCCAAGACAAGGTATGCTTGGGAGTCATATTCGCTGCAGAGGATGACCACGGGAGTCGTGACACATCGGGAGTCGGCTATGGCCATGAGCCCGTCGCTCTCTGCTCGGAACATGGCTGAGTGTGTGATGTGGTTGGTTTTGACAAAGTAGGGGCCCCAGTGGAAGGCTTTGGAGATACAACCCCCGCTGATCGGGGTCGGAGTGCCTAATGATCCGATGGCATCGTTGCTCAGCTGTTTCCGCAGATGATCCCAGATCATGGCTAGCCCAGGTCGTTGGTTCTTATTTGACGTTGTTGAGGTAGGCGAGGGCGAGGTCACGGTGCGGGTGGCTCTTGAGTTGCTCGCGCAGTGTTTGCAATTCTTCCAAGAGCGTCTCACCGAGGCGTTCGCTGAGCATGTTCCGGTGGACTTCCTGGGCCGCAGCCATCATCACTGCATTTTGCCATGGTGCGGTGAAGATCAGATGGATTTCATCGTGGAAGTTGCGTGAGCGCAGGGCTTCCCATTCGCCTGCATCGAACCACACTCCGCCGGTGATCGAGCGGTCGATGGAAAAAGAAAACCCGTGACCTACCTTGTAATGGATCATGATTGTGCCGGTTTCCGGGCAGATTTTGGCGCTTTTGGGTTCAGAAGCGTCGGGCGCGATGTCCGGTGGTTGGGGGAGATGCTCGAGCCGTTCCGGCTGTTTTTTGAGCCAGGACCAGTAGGCTTGTAAGGTGATGTAATGACCTGAAGATTCAGGACAGCGGAATGCAATGAGACC comes from Oceaniferula marina and encodes:
- a CDS encoding fructosamine kinase family protein; translated protein: MIWDHLRKQLSNDAIGSLGTPTPISGGCISKAFHWGPYFVKTNHITHSAMFRAESDGLMAIADSRCVTTPVVILCSEYDSQAYLVLDHIDMGAPPNPRQLGKELTRMHQQTARNHARPTFGWHQDNFIGSTPQNNGWNANWSDFWRKQRLEPMLNRCLNLGFEFPRSQQLLERIPDILADHHPAPSLVHGDLWTGNADYTTNKTSGSSTPVLFDPAVYLGDREVDLAMSELFGSFGPAFWKGVDEVWPLPPGYQRRRELYNLYHILNHTVLFGASYANQAQTMILNLCR
- a CDS encoding sialate O-acetylesterase — protein: MILLGGGANADGRAFHSELPTTPVDFQSPQSDVDVYYKVEGAEPTLTSLRPGLSETGGFGPEISIGRKMADLWSGEADTRVALIKYAKGGTNLHVDWKAGGDSSTLGDGSEYVLFQETVNRGRVALAAAYPNAVQQIEGMLWAHGEADADSAGAPGYQHNLTQLIDDVRATYGMDLPFMIARLSMAQAAIQFTYLNQIRASQDAVEDLDPRTGIVDTDHFGMNADGLHFDGNGLLSMGAAFSEKLAYHEWMLAAFTSVEINNGKAEPDADPDGDGKTNHAEFLGNSGPKDASSHFRSWIFSEDDKTARIHYDSSPYREYAIERYEMFSGTWREILPREKGNGGVKSRVVDLGSTPDLFRVRSELP